The proteins below are encoded in one region of bacterium:
- a CDS encoding amidohydrolase family protein, with product MTIVDIHEKPSDLLLPDPEPQRIRYTLISVDDHLVEPPWLFEGRVPARFADRAPKVVEGEDGGQHWEFDGEIYAQLGLNALVGRADRNDFTIEPARFSDMRRGSWDIKARIHDMDLGGIWASICFPSQITGFCGRVYSDCSDPELGLAVTRAFNDWIHEEWWGSYPERIIPMGITWLKDADLAAAEIRRNAERGFVAVTLPEIPHNIDLPSIHSEWWDPVWRACDETDTVICLHVASSGHVMPTDPGGPPIGVGATMFQMHAYAAAADWVWSGIPVRYPNIKIAMSEGGCGWVPIMYDRLKHQIEISGHGRGVWPGGTDIGPHEVLMRNFYYCTINDPSSIDAVIAMNLDHTMVETDYPHADSTWPECQDTLESKLGHLSDDVIRKLTHENAARLFRHPLPDGCLP from the coding sequence ATGACCATCGTCGATATCCACGAGAAGCCCAGTGATCTGCTGCTTCCCGACCCCGAGCCCCAGCGCATCCGCTACACGCTCATCTCGGTTGACGACCACCTCGTGGAGCCGCCCTGGCTGTTCGAGGGCCGGGTGCCCGCCCGGTTCGCCGACCGGGCGCCCAAGGTCGTCGAGGGCGAGGACGGCGGTCAACACTGGGAATTCGACGGTGAGATCTACGCCCAGCTGGGCCTGAACGCCCTGGTGGGACGGGCCGATCGCAACGACTTCACCATAGAGCCGGCCCGCTTCTCCGACATGCGCCGGGGATCCTGGGACATCAAGGCCCGCATCCACGACATGGACCTGGGCGGCATCTGGGCGTCGATCTGCTTTCCCAGCCAGATAACCGGATTCTGCGGCCGGGTGTATTCAGACTGCTCCGATCCCGAACTTGGCTTGGCGGTGACCCGGGCGTTCAACGACTGGATTCATGAGGAGTGGTGGGGCTCCTATCCCGAGCGCATCATTCCCATGGGAATCACATGGCTCAAAGACGCCGATCTGGCCGCTGCTGAGATCCGCCGCAATGCAGAGCGGGGATTCGTGGCCGTCACGCTGCCGGAGATTCCCCACAACATCGATCTGCCGTCCATCCACAGCGAATGGTGGGACCCAGTATGGAGGGCGTGTGATGAGACCGACACCGTGATCTGCCTTCATGTGGCGTCGTCGGGACACGTCATGCCCACTGATCCTGGCGGACCGCCCATCGGGGTGGGGGCCACCATGTTCCAGATGCACGCCTATGCGGCCGCAGCCGACTGGGTGTGGTCGGGTATCCCGGTGCGCTATCCCAACATCAAGATCGCCATGTCGGAAGGGGGCTGCGGCTGGGTGCCCATCATGTACGACCGGCTCAAGCACCAAATTGAGATCTCAGGTCACGGACGGGGGGTGTGGCCCGGCGGTACCGACATCGGTCCCCACGAAGTGCTGATGCGCAACTTCTACTACTGCACCATCAACGATCCGTCGTCGATCGACGCGGTGATCGCAATGAACCTCGACCACACCATGGTTGAGACCGACTATCCCCACGCCGATTCCACCTGGCCCGAATGCCAGGACACGCTGGAGTCGAAGCTGGGGCACTTGAGCGACGACGTCATCCGCAAGCTCACCCACGAGAATGCGGCTCGCCTGTTCCGCCACCCACTGCCCGACGGCTGCCTGCCCTAG
- a CDS encoding purine-nucleoside phosphorylase: protein MNPYERAEQAGSQLIERLEGPFDAAVVLGSGWAEVAQGMGTVDAVVAAESITGFHPPSVPGHGGTLSAVNVGDRRVLVMAGRVHLYEGHPPADVVHGVRAAVAAGCSTVVLTNAAGCMNPAFGVGQPVLISDHINLTGQSPLFGPAPPEGYAIRFTDLTDLYSSRIREAVRLIDPSVGEGVYAGLVGPHFETPAEITMLARMGADLVGMSTVLEAIAVRHLGAEVAGVSLVTNAAAGMGGALDHQEVLDAGQAAQSRVTAVLGAVIEAL, encoded by the coding sequence ATGAACCCATATGAACGGGCTGAGCAGGCCGGATCCCAGCTCATTGAGCGGTTGGAGGGGCCCTTCGACGCAGCGGTGGTGCTGGGGTCGGGCTGGGCCGAGGTTGCCCAAGGTATGGGTACCGTTGATGCAGTGGTGGCCGCCGAATCCATCACCGGCTTCCATCCACCGTCGGTGCCCGGCCACGGAGGCACGCTCAGCGCGGTGAACGTGGGAGACCGGCGCGTGCTGGTAATGGCGGGCCGGGTCCATCTCTACGAGGGCCATCCGCCAGCCGACGTGGTCCACGGTGTGCGGGCCGCAGTGGCCGCGGGATGCTCCACGGTGGTTCTCACCAACGCAGCCGGTTGCATGAACCCGGCGTTCGGCGTGGGCCAGCCGGTGCTGATCAGCGACCATATCAACCTCACCGGTCAGTCTCCGCTGTTCGGTCCGGCACCGCCTGAGGGCTACGCCATCCGATTCACCGACCTAACCGACCTGTATTCGTCACGTATCCGCGAGGCGGTGCGTCTCATCGACCCGTCGGTGGGCGAGGGGGTCTACGCCGGATTGGTGGGGCCGCACTTCGAGACCCCGGCGGAAATCACCATGCTGGCCCGCATGGGGGCCGACTTGGTCGGCATGTCCACCGTTCTAGAGGCCATTGCCGTTCGCCATCTGGGAGCCGAAGTGGCCGGCGTTTCGCTGGTCACCAACGCCGCGGCAGGAATGGGCGGCGCGCTCGACCACCAAGAAGTGTTGGACGCGGGCCAAGCCGCCCAGAGCCGGGTTACGGCAGTGCTGGGTGCCGTGATCGAGGCGCTGTGA
- a CDS encoding phospho-sugar mutase — translation MSTSPQKPTLSTTMRVPTDAERLIPTPEEWLAADPDPNTRAELEALLEAGDQGGIEDRFGDRLRFGTAGIRGPMGAGPNRMNRVVVRQFAAALVGWLGGRGGVVIAHDARQNSDIFAADVAEVLAGAGCWPVTLPPNTPTPVLAFAVTQLTCAAGVMVTASHNPVGDNGLKLYLADGAQVIPPHDQAIEAAMAAQTLPPRDLPDRGPDPEWPQRVTVEVEYIAAILANVPSLYSFHPLAYTPLQGVGLHYVNFALTYLENGEPFVVEDEAEPDPLFRNVVSPNPENHDTLAKVIRRAEQIDTPLAIANDPDADRMAAAVWAYENEWRVLTGDEIGALLCDWILGLRTGSGGDERVVASSIVSGRLVGRIAEARGATHVETLTGFKWIARAADNLDPRDDGLDWRFVFGYEEALGFACNDRVRDKDGISAAVHFTMMCRWLAYEDGRTPIERLGELMDEFGLHRTDQVSIDLGGRPASELMEVIRADYPQRFGSIEVAQITDYQNGVGRLYPADVLRFNLADGSRVSLRPSGTEPQIKGYIEVVGEIQVPDPLHSLSESVRELIYEASSAISDR, via the coding sequence GTGAGCACCAGCCCCCAGAAGCCAACCCTCAGCACGACGATGCGGGTCCCCACCGATGCCGAGCGCCTTATACCAACGCCTGAGGAGTGGCTGGCCGCGGATCCCGACCCGAACACGAGGGCCGAGTTAGAAGCGCTGTTGGAAGCCGGCGATCAGGGAGGGATCGAAGATCGATTTGGCGACCGACTCCGTTTCGGCACCGCAGGGATTCGCGGCCCGATGGGTGCCGGGCCCAACCGCATGAACCGGGTGGTGGTTCGCCAGTTTGCCGCTGCGCTGGTCGGGTGGCTGGGTGGAAGGGGCGGGGTGGTGATCGCCCACGATGCCCGCCAGAACTCTGACATATTCGCCGCCGATGTCGCTGAGGTCTTGGCCGGGGCAGGTTGCTGGCCCGTGACGCTGCCCCCCAACACACCCACTCCCGTTCTGGCCTTCGCAGTCACCCAACTCACGTGCGCGGCAGGGGTTATGGTCACCGCCAGTCACAATCCTGTCGGTGACAACGGTCTCAAGCTGTACCTGGCTGACGGCGCCCAGGTCATACCGCCCCACGACCAGGCCATCGAAGCGGCCATGGCCGCCCAGACGCTACCGCCCCGCGACCTGCCCGACCGAGGGCCCGACCCGGAGTGGCCCCAAAGGGTCACCGTTGAAGTGGAATACATAGCGGCCATCTTGGCCAATGTGCCGTCGCTCTACTCGTTCCACCCGCTGGCCTACACCCCTCTTCAGGGCGTGGGGCTGCACTACGTGAACTTCGCTCTGACATATCTGGAAAACGGCGAGCCGTTCGTCGTCGAAGACGAGGCCGAGCCCGACCCCCTCTTCCGCAACGTGGTGTCGCCCAACCCGGAGAACCACGACACCTTGGCCAAGGTCATCCGTCGGGCCGAGCAGATCGACACCCCCTTGGCCATCGCCAATGACCCCGACGCCGACCGGATGGCCGCCGCGGTGTGGGCCTACGAGAACGAGTGGCGGGTATTGACCGGCGACGAGATCGGCGCGCTGCTTTGCGACTGGATTCTGGGACTGAGGACCGGGTCAGGAGGCGACGAGCGGGTGGTGGCCAGCAGCATCGTCTCGGGTCGGCTGGTCGGCCGCATCGCCGAGGCCCGCGGCGCTACTCATGTGGAGACACTGACCGGCTTCAAGTGGATTGCCCGCGCCGCCGACAACCTCGACCCTCGCGACGACGGCCTGGATTGGAGGTTCGTGTTCGGATACGAAGAGGCACTGGGCTTCGCCTGCAACGACAGGGTGAGGGACAAAGACGGCATCAGCGCGGCGGTCCACTTCACGATGATGTGCCGGTGGCTGGCATATGAGGACGGTCGCACCCCCATCGAGCGGCTTGGAGAGCTGATGGACGAATTCGGCCTCCACCGCACCGACCAGGTCAGCATCGACTTAGGCGGACGACCGGCCTCCGAGCTTATGGAAGTGATTCGGGCCGATTATCCCCAGCGATTCGGCAGCATCGAAGTGGCCCAGATAACCGACTATCAGAACGGTGTCGGCAGGCTGTACCCGGCCGATGTGCTCCGGTTCAATCTGGCCGATGGCAGTCGGGTGTCATTGCGCCCCAGCGGCACGGAACCCCAGATCAAGGGCTATATCGAAGTGGTCGGCGAGATCCAAGTACCCGACCCGCTCCATTCTTTGAGCGAGTCGGTTCGAGAGTTAATCTACGAAGCCAGTTCGGCGATCTCGGATCGCTGA
- a CDS encoding adenosine kinase: MGELAVVGIGNAIVDVISTEEHDFIDAHGMVKGAMTLIDADRAETLYGAMAPAIETSGGSAANTVAGVASFGGQVGYIGKVRDDQLGEVFAHDIRALGVRFEVAPATAGPPTARCLIIVTPDAARTMNTYLGASTELHPDDIDPDLVGAAQVLYCEGYIWDVAITKEAIRKAISICSASGGTISFTLSDSFCVERHHQEWLDLVDGPIDLLFGNEHEICTLYETGDDFEAAVAEVQGRCAVAALTRGQGGSVLVTPDEIIEVPAAPPPKVVDTTGAGDLYASGFLYGWTQGRDLTQCGWLGSLAATEAISQFGARPTGSLAHLAG; encoded by the coding sequence GTGGGCGAGTTGGCCGTAGTCGGGATCGGCAACGCCATTGTCGATGTGATCAGCACCGAGGAGCACGATTTCATCGACGCTCATGGCATGGTCAAGGGAGCAATGACGCTGATCGATGCCGACCGGGCCGAGACGCTCTATGGGGCCATGGCCCCGGCCATTGAGACGTCGGGGGGCTCGGCAGCCAACACCGTGGCCGGGGTGGCCTCATTCGGTGGACAGGTGGGCTACATCGGCAAGGTGCGCGACGATCAGCTCGGCGAGGTGTTCGCCCACGACATACGGGCGCTAGGGGTGCGATTCGAGGTGGCTCCGGCCACCGCGGGGCCGCCTACTGCTCGGTGCCTCATCATCGTCACCCCCGATGCGGCTCGCACGATGAACACCTACCTGGGAGCCAGCACCGAGCTGCACCCCGACGACATCGACCCCGACCTGGTGGGGGCGGCCCAAGTGCTGTACTGCGAGGGCTACATCTGGGACGTGGCCATCACCAAGGAGGCCATCCGCAAGGCCATCTCAATCTGCTCGGCCTCCGGGGGGACCATCTCGTTCACGTTGTCGGACAGCTTCTGTGTAGAGCGTCATCACCAGGAGTGGCTCGACTTGGTAGACGGCCCCATCGACCTGCTGTTCGGCAACGAGCACGAGATCTGCACGCTGTACGAGACGGGCGACGACTTTGAGGCCGCAGTGGCCGAGGTGCAGGGGCGGTGCGCGGTGGCCGCCCTGACCCGGGGGCAAGGCGGCTCGGTACTGGTCACCCCTGACGAGATCATCGAGGTACCCGCCGCACCGCCGCCCAAGGTGGTGGACACCACGGGGGCGGGGGACCTGTATGCCTCAGGGTTCCTGTACGGCTGGACCCAGGGGAGGGACTTGACCCAATGCGGATGGCTGGGCTCCCTGGCCGCCACCGAGGCCATCAGCCAGTTCGGCGCCCGCCCCACTGGATCGCTGGCCCATCTGGCTGGCTAG
- a CDS encoding aldo/keto reductase: protein MEMRSIGSLSASVIGLGCNNFGMTIDADATQTVVDAAIDAGVNYFDTADLYGRGKSEEFLGAALGSRRDQVIVATKFGHPGALPEGQKGGDPAWIRQAVEASLARLNTDRIDHYQLHMPDTDTPQAETLGALQELVDEGKVLEIGCSNFSAEQIDESGLAAAQAEAGNYASVQNYYSVLTREVEDGGVVDACERTGMTVVPYFPLESGLLTGKYSGMSPPEGTRLSMWKGERRDMFLSEEKLAAVDRLTDYAADSGHSILELAIGWLVSNPVVATVICGATKPSQVASNVAAANWAMTPAQRSEIAELAS from the coding sequence ATGGAGATGCGCAGCATTGGAAGCCTGTCGGCCTCGGTGATCGGGCTGGGGTGCAACAACTTCGGTATGACCATCGACGCCGATGCCACCCAGACCGTGGTCGACGCCGCAATTGACGCCGGAGTCAACTACTTCGATACCGCTGATTTGTATGGTCGGGGCAAGTCCGAAGAGTTCCTCGGTGCCGCTCTGGGCAGCCGGCGCGACCAGGTGATTGTGGCCACCAAGTTCGGACACCCCGGTGCCCTGCCCGAGGGGCAGAAGGGCGGCGACCCAGCCTGGATCCGCCAAGCCGTCGAGGCCAGCCTGGCTCGGCTTAACACCGACCGCATCGATCACTACCAGCTTCACATGCCCGACACCGATACTCCCCAGGCAGAAACGCTGGGCGCCCTGCAAGAACTGGTCGATGAGGGCAAGGTTTTGGAGATCGGGTGCTCCAACTTCAGTGCCGAGCAGATCGACGAGTCGGGGCTCGCTGCGGCGCAGGCCGAAGCAGGCAACTACGCCAGCGTCCAGAACTACTACTCGGTGCTCACCCGCGAAGTAGAGGACGGCGGAGTGGTTGACGCCTGCGAGCGCACCGGGATGACGGTGGTTCCCTACTTCCCCCTGGAGTCCGGCCTGCTCACCGGCAAGTACTCGGGGATGAGCCCCCCTGAGGGAACCCGCCTGTCAATGTGGAAGGGTGAGAGGCGGGACATGTTCTTGAGCGAGGAAAAGCTGGCCGCGGTGGACCGGCTCACCGACTATGCCGCCGACTCGGGCCACAGCATCTTGGAGCTGGCCATCGGGTGGCTGGTATCCAACCCGGTGGTGGCCACCGTTATCTGCGGCGCAACCAAGCCCTCCCAGGTGGCCTCCAACGTGGCTGCCGCCAACTGGGCAATGACCCCCGCTCAGCGATCCGAGATCGCCGAACTGGCTTCGTAG